Proteins from a genomic interval of Canis lupus familiaris isolate Mischka breed German Shepherd chromosome 33, alternate assembly UU_Cfam_GSD_1.0, whole genome shotgun sequence:
- the CPOX gene encoding oxygen-dependent coproporphyrinogen-III oxidase, mitochondrial produces MALRLGGLSAGSCWRAARGGGGGLSAGAGSRAAGRTCRPPGAAGREPSRGLGHSPAARGGPRPGTGLSGALAGLAGLAGLAAAAFGRAERAEAEPRSRGPRSPSPGRRQDGDDDDDDDELGRRCRCFMAPPVTALRELRARPGDMKTRMELLVLETQAQVCRALAQVDGGARFSVDRWERKEGGGGISCVLQDGHVFEKAGVSISVVHGNLSEEAAKQMRSRGKNLKTKDGKLPFSAMGVSSVIHPKNPHAPTIHFNYRYFEVEEADGNKQWWFGGGCDLTPTYLNQEDAVHFHRTLKEACDQHGPDLYPKFKKWCDDYFFIVHRGERRGIGGIFFDDLDSPSKEEVFRFVQSCAQAVVPSYIPLVKKHHNDSFTPQEKLWQQLRRGRYVEFNLLYDRGTKFGLFTPGSRIESILMSLPLTARWEYMHSPPENSKEAEILEVLRHPRDWVH; encoded by the exons ATGGCCTTGCGCCTGGGCGGGCTGAGCGCGGGCTCGTGCTGGCgagcggcgcggggcggcggcggcgggctgaGCGCCGGGGCCGGGAGCCGCGCGGCGGGACGCACCTGCCGGCCGCCGGGCGCCGCGGGCCGGGAGCCGAGCCGGGGCCTGGGGCACAGCCCGGCGGCGAGAGGAGGCCCCCGGCCGGGCACCGGGCTGAGCGGGGCGCTGGCCGGGCtggcggggctggcggggctggCGGCCGCCGCCTTCGGGCGCGCGGAGCGGGCGGAGGCGGAGCCCAGGAGCCGGGGGCCGCGGAGCCCGTCGCCGGGGAGGCGGCAGGACggcgacgacgacgacgacgacgacgagctgggccgccgctgccgctgctTCATGGCGCCGCCGGTGACCGCCCTGCGCGAGCTGCGGGCCAGGCCGGGCGACATGAAGACCAGGATGGAGCTGCTGGTGCTGGAGACGCAGGCGCAGGTGTGCCGGGCGCTGGCGCAGGTGGACGGCGGCGCCCGCTTCTCCGTGGACCgctgggagaggaaggaag GAGGTGGTGGCATCAGCTGTGTACTTCAAGATGGGCATGTTTTTGAAAAGGCTGGGGTGAGCATTTCTGTTGTTCATGGGAATCTTTCTGAGGAAGcagcaaaacaaatgagaagcCGAGGAAAAAATCTGAAGACTAAAGATG GTAAATTGCCATTTTCAGCTATGGGCGTGAGCTCTGTTATCCACCCCAAGAATCCTCATGCGCCTACTATCCATTTCAACTACAGATACTTTGAAGTAGAAGAAGCCGACG GTAACAAGCAGTGGTGGTTTGGCGGTGGGTGTGACCTTACTCCAACATACTTGAACCAAGAGGATGCTGTCCATTTTCACAGAACTCTGAAGGAGGCCTGTGACCAGCATGGTCCTGATCTCtaccctaaatttaaaaaatg GTGTGATGACTACTTTTTTATAGTCCATcgtggggagaggaggggcatcGGGGGCATcttttttgatgaccttgactcTCCATCCAAGGAGGAAGTGTTTCGCTTTGTGCAGAGCTGTGCCCAGGCTGTTGTTCCTTCTTATATTCCTCTTGTGAAAAAGCACCACAATGACTCTTTCACGCCCCAGGAGAAGCTATGGCAGCAGCTCCGGAGAGGACG GTATGTAGAATTTAACCTGCTGTATGATCGGGGGACAAAGTTTGGCCTCTTCActccgggatccaggatcgaaagCATCTTGATGTCTTTACCTCTAACCGCGCG ATGGGAGTACATGCATTCACCCCCAGAGAACTCCAAAGAAGCGGAAATTCTAGAAGTTCTGCGCCATCCGAGAGACTGGGTGCATTGA